From one Montipora capricornis isolate CH-2021 chromosome 10, ASM3666992v2, whole genome shotgun sequence genomic stretch:
- the LOC138020833 gene encoding uncharacterized protein, with translation MAASQESNINLWKLSRLLADHERCIEWCKEHNLLSSSMKCPKPECGNALKWQRRTASGDGFVWRCSRKNCNGQASIRQKSWFSGSKLSLEKILALTYAWAHKFTTTQAVHETALDEETTSTETVIDWYNYCREVCADRIMKQHARPIGGPGTTVEIDESKFGKMKYHKGRYIEGQWVFGGICRETKACFLVPVERRDKETLLPIIRAQILPGTRVMSDMWKAYDCLQDEGYHHLRVNHRLNFVDPDKLAHTQRTENTWWGVKRSMPRTGTSVDLFESYLQEWLWRQQNKSDPFGNINEHIADLYNVR, from the coding sequence ATGGCCGCCTCTCAAGAATCAAACATAAACTTATGGAAACTATCCCGACTTTTAGCCGATCACGAgcggtgcatagagtggtgcaaagagcaCAATCTACTCTCGTCGTCAATGAAATGCCCTAAACCTGAGTGCGGAAACGCACTCAAATGGCAAAGACGAACTGCATCGGGGGATGGATTTGTTTGGCGATGCtctagaaaaaactgcaatggacaagcttcaatccgccagaagtCATGGTTTTCTGGTAGTAAGCtttcccttgaaaaaatattagccctaacTTACGCTTGGGCGCATAAATTCACCACAACACAAGCAGTGCACGAAACCGCGTTAGATGAAGAAACCACCTCGACAGAAACGGTGATAGATTGGTATAACTATTGCCGGGAGGTTTGTGCAGATAGAATAATGAAACAACATGCGAGGCCAATAGGCGGTCCTGGTACAACTGTTGAGATTGATGAGTCCAAGTTTGGCAAGATGAAGTATCACAAAGGTCGCTACATCGAAGGACAGTGGGTCTTTGGTGGCATTTGCCGGGAAACCAAGGCCTGCTTCCTTGTCCCGGTAGAGCGCAGGGATAAAGAGACACTCTTGCCAATTATCCGCGCTCAAATATTGCCTGGAACACGCGTGATGAGCGACATGTGGAAAGCTTACGATTGCCTACAAGACGAGGGCTATCATCATCTCagagttaaccatcgcctaaacttcgttgACCCAGACAAGCTTGCCCACACGCAGCGCACTGAAAATACATGGTGGGGAGtaaaacgaagtatgcctcgtacaggAACATCCGTGGATCTGTTTGAAAGCTACCTACAGGAGTGGTTGTggcgtcagcaaaacaaaagtgatCCATTCGGAAACATCAATGAGCATATCGCTGATTTGTACAATGTGCGATAA